The Fibrobacter sp. UWB2 genomic interval TTACGAGAATGGCCGCTTGAAGCAGGCGGCAACGCGTGGCGATGGCGCCCAAGGCGATGACGTGACGAACAATGCGCTCACAATTGCAGACATTCCTGAATATTTTGACGCGAAGAAATTGAAGATTGACCCGAGCGAGATTCCGCAGGGAACGTTCGAAGTCCGCGGTGAAGTCTACATGGAACGCGAAGCGTTTGAACGTTTGAACGAGCAGTTCATCTTGGAAAACAAGAAGACCTTCCAGAACTGCCGCAATACGGTTTCGGGCTCGCTCAAGCTCAAGAGCGTTGCCGAATGCAAGACGCGCCCGATGCGCTTTTTTGCATACCACATTCCGCAGAGCAACAACAAAACTCACGAAGAGAACTTGAAGCAGCTCAAGCGTCTCGGTTTCCATACGAACGATTACTGGACCGCCGATACGGTCGATGAAATCATGGCGATTTCGGAGAAGATTGGTGCGAGCCGCGACAGCCTCCCGTTCGATATTGACGGCATGGTCGTGAAGCTGAACGATTTGCAACAGCAGCGAGAACTCGGCAGCACAAGCAAGAGCCCGCGCTGGGCCATCGCTTACAAGTTCAAGGCGGAACGCGCTTACACGCCGCTTTTGTCTGTAGAATTCCAGGTCGGTCGCACCGGTGCCGTGACGCCAGTGGCAAATCTCGCACCCGTGCGCCTCGCAGGGACAACCGTGAAGCGCGCCACCCTCCACAACTTCGACGAAGTGGCAAGGCTTGACTTGCACTACGGCGACACAGTCGGCGTAGAGAAGGGTGGCGAAATCATCCCGAAAATCACCGATGTCAAACGCGAGCTGCGCCCCGCCGGAGCCTCCCCCGTCGTGGCACCCGAAAAATGCCCCGTGTGCGGAGAGCAACTCACACACATCGACGGAGAAGTGATTCTCCGTTGCGAAAACATGCACTGCCAAGCACAAGTGCAATGTCTGTTCGAGCATTTCGTAAGCCGTGAAGCGATGAACATCGAAAATCTCGGGCCCGCGCTTATCGCAAGCCTCCTCGCCACTGGCAAAATCAAGCGCATTCCAGACCTTTACCGCCTCACGCTCGAAGACCTGGAATCGCAGGAACGCATGGCGAAGAAGAGCGCGAAAAACGTCTTTGATGCCATCCAAGCATCAAAACAGCGCAGCCTCGAA includes:
- the ligA gene encoding NAD-dependent DNA ligase LigA; its protein translation is MSEQKDIDRTRYFELKKQLEEASRLYYKDGVSPMSDQDFDFGLKEMEALEAKYPELRGKGSLTQKVGSDLTNDFAKVAHAVPMLSIANVYSEEEMREFVKAAEEGIAALQSEREIPGHPRQARTGAGNDKNAENDEKRATWICERKIDGVSLSVIYENGRLKQAATRGDGAQGDDVTNNALTIADIPEYFDAKKLKIDPSEIPQGTFEVRGEVYMEREAFERLNEQFILENKKTFQNCRNTVSGSLKLKSVAECKTRPMRFFAYHIPQSNNKTHEENLKQLKRLGFHTNDYWTADTVDEIMAISEKIGASRDSLPFDIDGMVVKLNDLQQQRELGSTSKSPRWAIAYKFKAERAYTPLLSVEFQVGRTGAVTPVANLAPVRLAGTTVKRATLHNFDEVARLDLHYGDTVGVEKGGEIIPKITDVKRELRPAGASPVVAPEKCPVCGEQLTHIDGEVILRCENMHCQAQVQCLFEHFVSREAMNIENLGPALIASLLATGKIKRIPDLYRLTLEDLESQERMAKKSAKNVFDAIQASKQRSLENLLHGLGIRFVGRTSARNIAKHFRTLEKIRTATVEELQNVTDVGERIGKSVYEFFHTPLYTNEIDELVALGLPTEFKGVVKTLFQGQTAVITGTLPNMDRDEARKLIEENGGKVSGSVSKKTSWVLAGEAAGSKLTKANELGIPVHDEAWLMAQIANADESGDATNENAGSSAGNFANEKASVSTTPAEDQMSLNL